The genomic region ATCGATATGTCTCATCAGCTGCAGAAGCGTATCATATCTTTTTTTGAATTGACACAAGACGCTTGATTTTAGCCCGTGTAGCAGGGCGACACCTGATTGTGAATGAGCACTGTTCGATGACAGAACAAGGATAATACATTGGAAAATATGTGATGGATATAATAAAATATCAGAATAATATATAATGAATATCATGTGAATGTGAGTGTCGGTTGTTTTGTGATTACCGGCAGTGCTGTCGGGCAATTGGTGAATAATAGATAATATTCTTTATGATTTGATAGCAACAATCTTAGCGTGAGTTCATAAGTACGGTAATTTTGAGCTGTGTATGTTTGCATTATATGTATGTGTTTGTGTATGAGCACTACTAGTCGATTATCACAGATTACCGCCGTCATTGCTTGTTTCAGCGAACTTTCCATGCTGTGAGACAGATGAATGATCACAAAAGGAATTAGCTGTATCGCGGCGAGTGACATCCGCAATTGGTTCAATTATCTCATGTGTTTCAATATATGTAGCGAGTGCGAACGTCGGTTCATCGGTCTGTGTCAACGCGAGTGCGTCAACACGAGAGAGTTGCCCTGCAAGCCAATCGTGGAGTATCTGTCGTCCGGTAGGAGCTAATGGCATAATACCCGGTTTACCGCATCGATAAAGTGTCTTCGCAGCAGTGACAGGTGCGATTCCTGCAGTCGTAGCAGCAGCTTCAATCCCAGCACCAGCATCATACGCCTCAAGAACTGTCGTTGCGGCAACTGCTGTGCAGGGAAGTTCTGATTCGTGATCGCCAAGACGCTCGCTCAAACTGATATCGGTATCATCGATTGTTGC from Haloquadratum walsbyi C23 harbors:
- a CDS encoding DUF7858 family protein, translating into MGLSDIAAGIKSTTKQQTRTVATIDDTDISLSERLGDHESELPCTAVAATTVLEAYDAGAGIEAAATTAGIAPVTAAKTLYRCGKPGIMPLAPTGRQILHDWLAGQLSRVDALALTQTDEPTFALATYIETHEIIEPIADVTRRDTANSFCDHSSVSQHGKFAETSNDGGNL